The Silene latifolia isolate original U9 population unplaced genomic scaffold, ASM4854445v1 scaffold_154, whole genome shotgun sequence genome has a window encoding:
- the LOC141637879 gene encoding ABC transporter C family member 4-like: MSSESWMNSLSCSNTIVTENSSNIISWVKFIFLYSCPQRALFSTIDLLFLLVILGIFVHKFFYSVILRNNNDSGPRKSTTIVDGIRVEANLWYKLSLVVTLLLAVVHLVSAILVFSRKNIEVSWRIVEITFGIIQMVTCLTILIIIIHEKRFGSSKHPVSVRIFWVVSFLMYVLLVVSGLTRLISVNGSDLRFEDIISFVSFPLSTILLVVGIRGSMGIAIVRHESSELNKPFLEKSNVSSYSESSIVSKAFLLWMNPLLSKGYGTPLTTNDVPTLSPEHSAETMSDLFESKWPPNKTKNCKNPVRTTLFRCFWKEVCFTAFLALVRVCVMYVGPILLRRFVDFSSGVRTTPYEGYYLVLILLVSKSIEVLCTHQFNFHSQKLGMLIRGTLITSLYKKGLKLTCSARQDHGVGQIVNYMAVDAQQLADMMLQLHAIWLTPFQILVALVLLYNYLGGAVIAAFLGILGVMFFVILGSKRNNRFWFNLMENRDSRMKATNEMLNHMRVIKFQAWEEHFNEKISSFRNSEYSWLAKFLYSIAGNVVVMWSTPILISTFSFGSAILLGVPLDAGTVFTTTTLFKMLQDPIRNFPQSMISISQAMISLKRLDGFMLSKELGKELVERVNGCGQVTAVEVMDGVFSWDDDGSVETLKDINLNIKKGQLSAIVGTVGSGKSSLISCLLGEMHRVSGKVGVSGTTAYVAQTSWIQNGTIEENILFGLPMNRHKYDEVLRVCCLVKDMELMEFGDQTEIGERGINLSGGQKQRIQLARAVYQDTDIYLLDDVFSAVDAHTGSEIFKECVRGALREKTVILVTHQVDFLHNADLILVMRDGKIVQAGKYDSLLERGTDFNSLVAAHETSMELVEPGSKTDLEEHSPRKPKSPRLLPNQGEANEENNCMSITKSEKGESKLIKEEEREIGKVSLRVYKDYCTEAFGWWGVITAILLSVFWQASIMGGDYWLAYETSKDRASSFNPCFFITIYTVIALVSVVLIIIRSFFVTLFGLKTAQLLFSRILHSILHAPMSFFDTTPSGRILSRASGDQTNVDVFVPFVLNLSVATYISLLSIIVITCQYAWPTIFLLIPLGFLNFWYRGYYLATSRELTRLDSVTKAPVIHHFSESISGFMTIRCFRNQDRFIEENVKRVNANLRMDFHINGSNEWLGFRLELLGSLLLCASTLFMILLPSNIIKPENVGLSLSYGLSLNSVLFWAIYTSCFVENRMVSVERIKQFTEIPSEAEWNLKDGLPPPNWPTQGNVELKDLQVRYRPNTPLVLKGMTLTIQGGEKVGVVGRTGSGKSTLIQVLFRLIEPSGGKIIIDGIDICMLGLHDLRSRFGIIPQEPVLFEGTVRSNIDPTGLYSEEQIWKSLERCQLKDVVSSKPGKLDSPVLDNGENWSVGQRQLLCLGRVMLKKSRLLFMDEATASVDSQTDGVIQKIIREDFSACTIISIAHRIPTVMDCDRVLVVDAGKAKEYDSPVRLLERPSLFGALVQEYANRSSDL; encoded by the exons ATGTCTTCTGAATCATGGATGAACTCCCTTTCATGTTCAAACACAATTGTCACAGAAAATTCTTCAAATATTATATCATGGGTCAAATTCATATTTCTTTATTCATGTCCACAAAGAGCTCTTTTTTCAACTATTGATCTTCTTTTCTTGCTAGTAATTCTTGGCATATTTGTTCATAAATTCTTTTATAGTGTCATTTTGAGGAACAATAATGACTCTGGTCCTAGGAAAAGCACTACAATTGTCGATGGCATTCGAGTTGAGGCAAATCTTTGGTATAAACTCTCCTTAGTTGTTACACTTTTGTTAGCAGTTGTTCATTTAGTGAGTGCCATTTTGGTTTTTAGTAGAAAAAACATTGAGGTTTCTTGGAGAATTGTGGAAATTACATTTGGGATTATTCAAATGGTTACTTGTTTAACAATACTGATCATTATTATTCATGAAAAAAGATTTGGATCATCTAAGCATCCAGTTTCAGTCAGGATTTTTTGGGTTGTTAGCTTTTTGATGTATGTATTGTTAGTAGTTTCGGGGTTAACTCGTTTGATTTCCGTAAATGGGAGTGATTTGAGGTTTGAGGATATAATCTCATTCGTTTCTTTTCCACTCTCAACCATTCTTCTTGTGGTTGGGATTAGAGGATCAATGGGTATAGCTATTGTAAGGCATGAGTCCTCGGAACTAAACAAACCCTTTTTGGAGAAATCGAATGTTAGTAGCTATTCCGAGTCTTCAATAGTATCCAAAGCATTTTTGCTGTGGATGAATCCCTTACTTAGCAAAGGCTACGGAACTCCTCTTACGACTAATGATGTCCCAACCCTTTCACCAGAGCATAGTGCTGAAACAATGTCTGATCTATTTGAGTCGAAATGGCCGCCTAACAAAACAAAAAACTGCAAGAATCCTGTTAGAACTACCCTCTTCCGATGTTTCTGGAAAGAAGTGTGTTTCACTGCTTTCTTGGCACTTGTTCGAGTCTGTGTCATGTATGTGGGTCCTATCTTGCTTAGGAGATTCGTTGATTTCAGTTCCGGTGTAAGAACCACCCCTTACGAAGGCTATTACCTTGTTCTAATTCTCCTTGTTTCAAAGTCGATAGAAGTCCTATGTACCCATCAGTTCAACTTTCATTCTCAGAAACTCGGGATGTTAATCCGTGGGACCCTCATCACTAGCCTATACAAGAAAGGGTTGAAGTTGACTTGCTCAGCTAGACAAGACCATGGAGTTGGGCAGATAGTAAATTACATGGCTGTAGATGCGCAGCAACTCGCTGATATGATGCTTCAACTCCATGCTATTTGGCTAACGCCTTTTCAAATTCTCGTAGCTTTAGTTCTATTATACAACTACCTTGGGGGAGCTGTGATCGCCGCCTTTTTAGGAATTTTAGGGGTGATGTTCTTTGTCATACTTGGGTCTAAGAGGAATAATCGATTTTGGTTCAATTTGATGGAAAACCGAGACTCAAGAATGAAGGCGACAAATGAAATGTTGAACCATATGAGAGTAATCAAGTTCCAGGCATGGGAAGAGCATTTTAATGAAAAGATCTCGTCATTTAGGAATTCAGAGTACAGTTGGTTAGCTAAGTTCCTGTACTCAATCGCCGGgaatgttgtggtgatgtggtccACCCCAATACTGATCTCAACTTTCAGTTTTGGCTCAGCAATTCTACTGGGAGTTCCGCTTGATGCAGGGACTGTTTTCACTACCACAACCCTTTTCAAGATGTTGCAGGATCCAATCAGGAATTTCCCTCAGTCTATGATTTCGATCTCACAGGCTATGATTTCGCTGAAAAGGCTAGATGGTTTCATGCTGAGTAAGGAATTGGGGAAGGAATTAGTTGAAAGAGTTAATGGATGCGGTCAAGTAACCGCAGTTGAGGTTATGGATGGCGTTTTTAGCTGGGATGATGATGGAAGTGTTGAGACTTTGAAAGATATAAATTTGAATATAAAGAAGGGGCAGCTATCTGCAATTGTTGGTACTGTCGGATCAGGAAAATCGTCTTTGATTTCCTGCCTTCTCGGTGAGATGCATAGAGTGAGTGGAAAG GTTGGGGTTTCCGGGACAACAGCATACGTAGCACAAACGTCATGGATACAGAATGGAACCATTGAGGAGAATATCCTGTTTGGCTTGCCTATGAACAGACATAAGTACGACGAAGTTCTAAGGGTTTGCTGCTTGGTGAAAGATATGGAGTTGATGGAGTTTGGGGATCAGACGGAGATTGGAGAACGTGGCATCAACCTTAGTGGTGGGCAGAAGCAACGCATACAACTTGCTAGAGCAGTTTATCAAGACACTGATATTTATCTGCTTGATGATGTCTTCAGCGCTGTTGATGCTCATACTGGTTCTGAAATATTTAAG GAATGTGTAAGAGGAGCTCTTAGGGAGAAAACAGTCATACTTGTAACCCATCAAGTCGACTTTTTGCATAATGCTGATCTTATACTG GTCATGCGAGATGGTAAAATTGTTCAAGCAGGAAAATATGACAGTCTCTTAGAAAGAGGCACAGATTTCAATTCTCTTGTAGCTGCACATGAGACATCAATGGAACTGGTTGAACCCGGAAGCAAGACTGACCTTGAAGAACATTCTCCTCGAAAACCTAAATCTCCTAGATTATTGCCAAATCAGGGTGAGGCAAATGAAGAAAATAACTGTATGTCAATTACCAAGTCGGAAAAAGGGGAATCGAAGCTGATCAAAGAGGAGGAAAGGGAAATCGGGAAAGTGAGTTTGAGGGTCTATAAAGATTACTGTACGGAAGCATTTGGATGGTGGGGTGTTATTACTGCTATCCTGTTATCTGTGTTTTGGCAAGCATCAATAATGGGTGGTGATTACTGGCTGGCTTATGAGACTTCTAAAGATCGCGCTTCATCCTTCAACCCTTGTTTCTTTATTACTATCTATACCGTGATTGCACTTGTTTCTGTGGTGTTAATCATTATAAGGTCGTTTTTCGTCACTTTATTTGGGCTGAAGACGGCCCAGCTTCTCTTCTCCCGGATTCTCCACAGCATTTTACACGCTCCCATGTCATTCTTTGATACCACGCCTTCTGGAAGAATACTTAGTCGG GCTTCTGGTGATCAAACAAACGTTGATGTCTTTGTGCCGTTTGTTCTGAACCTGTCTGTGGCCACATACATCTCACTGCTGAGCATCATCGTAATCACTTGCCAGTACGCATGGCCGACCATCTTCCTCTTAATTCCTCTTGGATTCCTAAACTTTTGGTACAGG GGATATTATCTTGCCACATCTCGTGAATTAACTCGCCTTGACTCAGTCACGAAAGCACCTGTTATCCATCACTTCTCCGAAAGCATTTCTGGGTTTATGACAATACGGTGTTTCAGGAATCAAGATAGATTTATTGAGGAGAATGTGAAAAGGGTGAATGCAAATCTGCGGATGGATTTTCACATCAATGGATCGAATGAATGGTTAGGCTTTCGTTTGGAATTGCTAGGGAGCTTGCTTCTATGTGCATCAACCCTTTTCATGATTCTCCTGCCTAGCAATATCATCAAGCCAG AGAATGTCGGTCTGTCCCTTTCGTATGGGCTATCACTTAATTCGGTATTGTTCTGGGCTATATATACCAGCTGTTTTGTGGAGAATCGAATGGTTTCTGTTGAGAGGATAAAGCAGTTTACTGAAATTCCttcagaagctgaatggaatctCAAAGATGGCCTACCTCCTCCGAATTGGCCAACACAAGGCAATGTTGAGCTCAAGGACTTGCAG GTTCGATATAGACCTAATACTCCACTTGTACTAAAGGGAATGACACTGACCATCCAAGGCGGAGAGAAAGTAGGTGTTGTTGGAAGAACAGGAAGCGGGAAATCGACTTTAATTCAAGTGCTGTTTAGGCTTATTGAGCCAAGTGGCGGGAAAATAATCATTGATGGGATCGACATTTGTATGCTAGGCCTCCATGATCTTAGGTCTCGGTTTGGTATTATTCCTCAAGAACCAGTTCTTTTCGAAGGGACTGTTAGGAGTAACATCGACCCTACTGGCCTATACTCAGAAGAACAAATTTGGAAG AGTCTTGAACGGTGCCAGCTTAAAGATGTAGTGTCTTCCAAACCCGGAAAACTTGATTCTCCAG tgctGGACAATGGAGAAAACTGGAGTGTAGGGCAGAGACAGCTTCTCTGCCTAGGCCGAGTGATGCTGAAGAAAAGCCGACTTCTGTTCATGGACGAGGCGACTGCTTCTGTAGATTCTCAGACAGATGGTGTAATCCAAAAGATAATCAGAGAAGATTTTTCGGCCTGCACGATCATTAGCATTGCTCACAGGATACCTACTGTTATGGACTGTGATAGAGTTCTTGTTGTTGATGCAG GGAAAGCGAAAGAATATGATTCTCCAGTTCGGCTGCTCGAGAGGCCATCACTCTTTGGTGCACTGGTGCAGGAGTATGCCAATCGCTCATCGGACCTATAA